From the genome of Fusobacterium varium, one region includes:
- the puuR_2 gene encoding HTH-type transcriptional regulator PuuR yields the protein MSSIGERIKKSRNEKGLSLRELASKVDLSASFLSQIEQGKASPSIENLKKIATSLDVKVSYLIEDEEETRNMEVVKKDERKYIESIDSNTKMALLTTSNIDKTMEPILYEIGPKGESGRSFYTHNGEEFIFIIEGKLDVYIDETVYSLNEGDSLYFKSSQKHRFKNTTDKLTKAIWVVNPPTF from the coding sequence ATGAGTAGTATAGGAGAAAGAATAAAGAAAAGTAGAAACGAGAAAGGGCTGTCTTTAAGAGAGTTAGCTTCCAAAGTGGACTTATCTGCCAGTTTTTTATCTCAAATAGAGCAGGGAAAAGCTTCTCCTTCTATTGAAAATTTAAAAAAAATAGCTACTTCATTAGATGTAAAGGTAAGTTATCTTATTGAAGACGAAGAAGAAACTAGAAATATGGAAGTTGTAAAAAAAGATGAGAGAAAATATATAGAAAGTATAGATTCTAACACTAAAATGGCTCTTCTCACAACTTCAAACATTGACAAGACAATGGAACCTATTCTTTATGAAATAGGACCAAAGGGAGAAAGTGGAAGAAGTTTCTATACTCATAATGGAGAGGAATTCATCTTTATTATCGAAGGAAAACTAGATGTATATATAGATGAAACTGTGTATAGTTTAAATGAGGGAGATAGCCTGTATTTTAAATCTAGTCAAAAACATAGATTTAAAAATACTACTGACAAACTTACAAAGGCTATATGGGTTGTAAATCCTCCAACATTTTAG
- a CDS encoding dihydroxyacetone kinase — MKIEVKVLNSIRLTKLLIAASRWLSKYADVLNDLNVYPVPDGDTGTNMSMTLQAVENELIKMNHEPSMKELADRVSEAVLLGARGNSGTILSQIIQGFLNGVRDKEEITVDDTINAFVLAKEKAYQAVSEPVEGTMLTVIRRVAEEAVAYKGDKDDFILFLVHLKNVAYEAVENTPNQLPKLKEAGVVDAGGKGIFYVLEGFEKSVTDPEMLKDLERIVQSRAKRKERLENTTQVLEDIKFKYCTEFIIESGDFDLNEYKAKISPLGDSLVCAQTAKKTKTHIHTNHPGQVLEIAGTLGNLNNIKIENMEIQHQNLLISENANYQVESTEKIFIRSENATPIAYYAIVDNKELGSLFLDDGATAVLIGGQTQNPSVADIEEGLKRINAEEIVILPNNKNIISAAKMAAERSNKKIMVLETKSMLEGHYIIKNKDEKIEDILKQTARNSSIEITKAVRNTKVDDIQIEEGNYIALVNGKIKIKSENLVSLIKEIYEMYINENTLNIFAVTGEGATQEADEALKETNGIRYNEFKANQGNYPYYIYIENRDPNMPEVAIVTDSTSDLTKEFIGDLSINIIPLKIKLNDNYYKDGVDISKREFWKRLLTENVAPKTSQPSPAEFKELYEKLFNKGYKKIISIHISSRLSGTQQAARVAKGMLNRADDITIVDSKAVTLVLGHQVLEAARMVQAGASYEKILERLDEMQEKMKLYFIVNDLSFLEKGGRIGRASSVIGGLLKVKPILKLENGEVTIEAKTFGDRGAFSYIEKLIKAESKKNSIILYTAWGGTNKELSKADAIKNMSDNFKKVEYKGRFEIGATIGSHSGPVFGFGMMSKIR, encoded by the coding sequence ATGAAAATAGAGGTAAAGGTACTTAACTCTATAAGGTTGACTAAACTTTTGATAGCTGCAAGTAGATGGCTTTCAAAATATGCAGATGTTTTAAATGATTTAAATGTTTATCCAGTGCCAGATGGTGATACAGGAACAAATATGTCCATGACACTTCAAGCAGTGGAAAATGAATTGATAAAAATGAATCATGAGCCAAGTATGAAAGAACTAGCTGATAGAGTATCAGAAGCAGTATTGCTAGGAGCGAGAGGAAATTCAGGAACTATTCTTTCTCAGATCATACAAGGGTTTTTGAATGGAGTAAGGGATAAAGAAGAAATTACAGTAGATGATACTATCAATGCTTTTGTTTTGGCAAAAGAAAAAGCATATCAAGCTGTTTCTGAACCAGTAGAGGGGACAATGCTTACTGTAATTAGAAGAGTAGCAGAAGAAGCAGTGGCCTATAAAGGAGATAAAGATGATTTTATCCTTTTTCTTGTGCATTTAAAAAATGTAGCTTATGAAGCAGTGGAAAATACACCTAACCAACTTCCTAAATTAAAGGAAGCAGGAGTAGTAGATGCTGGAGGAAAGGGAATATTCTATGTTCTTGAGGGGTTTGAAAAATCTGTAACTGATCCTGAAATGTTGAAAGACTTGGAAAGAATAGTACAGTCGAGAGCAAAAAGAAAAGAAAGACTTGAAAATACAACTCAAGTACTAGAAGATATAAAATTTAAATATTGTACAGAATTTATAATTGAGTCAGGGGATTTTGATTTAAATGAATATAAAGCAAAAATAAGTCCATTAGGAGATTCTCTTGTATGTGCACAAACTGCTAAAAAAACAAAAACACATATACATACAAATCACCCAGGACAAGTTTTAGAAATAGCAGGAACACTTGGAAATCTTAATAATATAAAAATAGAAAATATGGAAATACAGCATCAAAATCTTCTTATTTCAGAAAATGCAAATTATCAAGTAGAATCTACAGAAAAAATATTTATTAGAAGTGAAAATGCAACACCAATTGCATATTATGCTATTGTAGATAACAAAGAACTTGGAAGTTTATTTCTTGATGATGGTGCTACAGCTGTGCTTATAGGAGGGCAGACACAAAATCCCAGTGTGGCAGATATAGAAGAGGGATTAAAGAGAATAAATGCTGAAGAAATAGTTATTCTTCCAAATAATAAGAATATTATATCGGCAGCTAAAATGGCAGCAGAAAGATCTAATAAAAAAATTATGGTTCTTGAAACAAAATCAATGTTGGAAGGACATTATATTATAAAGAATAAAGATGAAAAAATTGAAGATATTTTAAAACAGACAGCAAGAAATTCTTCTATTGAAATAACAAAAGCTGTGAGAAATACAAAAGTTGACGATATCCAAATAGAAGAAGGTAATTATATTGCTCTTGTAAATGGAAAAATAAAAATAAAATCAGAGAACCTTGTTTCTTTAATAAAAGAAATTTATGAAATGTATATAAATGAAAATACACTAAATATATTTGCTGTTACTGGAGAGGGAGCAACACAGGAAGCTGATGAGGCATTAAAGGAAACTAATGGTATAAGATATAATGAATTTAAAGCAAATCAGGGAAACTATCCATATTATATCTATATAGAAAATAGAGATCCAAATATGCCAGAAGTAGCAATAGTTACTGATTCTACATCAGATTTGACTAAGGAGTTTATAGGAGATTTATCTATAAATATTATTCCACTTAAAATAAAATTAAATGATAATTATTATAAAGATGGAGTAGATATTTCTAAAAGAGAATTTTGGAAAAGATTGCTTACAGAAAATGTAGCACCTAAAACTTCACAGCCTTCACCAGCTGAATTTAAGGAATTATATGAAAAACTTTTTAATAAAGGATATAAAAAAATCATATCTATTCATATTTCAAGCAGACTAAGTGGAACACAACAAGCTGCTAGAGTAGCAAAAGGTATGTTGAATAGAGCAGATGATATAACTATTGTGGATTCAAAAGCAGTAACTCTTGTTTTAGGTCATCAAGTTTTAGAGGCAGCAAGAATGGTACAAGCTGGAGCAAGTTATGAAAAAATACTTGAAAGACTTGATGAAATGCAGGAAAAAATGAAATTGTATTTTATTGTCAATGATCTTTCATTCTTAGAAAAAGGTGGAAGAATAGGAAGAGCATCTTCTGTTATTGGAGGTCTTTTAAAAGTAAAACCTATATTGAAATTAGAAAATGGTGAAGTAACCATTGAGGCAAAAACTTTTGGAGATAGAGGAGCATTCTCATATATAGAAAAATTAATAAAAGCAGAAAGTAAGAAAAATAGCATAATCCTGTATACAGCTTGGGGAGGAACAAATAAAGAACTTTCAAAAGCTGATGCAATAAAAAATATGAGTGATAATTTCAAAAAAGTAGAATATAAAGGAAGATTTGAAATAGGAGCTACTATAGGTTCACATTCAGGTCCTGTATTTGGTTTTGGAATGATGTCAAAAATAAGATAA